The DNA region GATGGGCTCGGCGGCGGCGATGGACAAGGACGTCGCCAAGCGGCTGCTACGCGAGGCCGGATTGCCGATCGTCCCCTTCGTTGCAATGTCGGCCGCAGCTCCGCTCGGTTATGACGATGCGGTCAGTGCCCTCGAATCGCAGGAGCTCTTCGTCAAGCCGGCCAACATGGGCTCGTCGGTCGGCGTGTCGCGGGCGCGGAACGCGGCCGAGTTCGAGGCCGGCTGCCGACTGGCGTTCCGCTTCGACAGCAAGATCCTGATCGAGCGCAGCCTGGCGCCGATCCGCGAGGTCGAATGCTCCGTGCTCGAGGATGCCGAGGGACACATTCGCGCGTCGCTGCTTGGCGAGATCGTGCCCTCCGACAAGCACGGCTTCTACTCTTACGATGCAAAATATCTCGATGCGGATGGCGCCTTGCTTCAGGTGCCCGCCATGGTGCCGCCCGTACTCGCCGATCGCATCCGAGAGCTCGCCATCGAGACCTTCCGCGTCCTCGGTTGCGAAGGCATGGCACGGATCGACTTCTTCCTGCACGGCGAAGAGGCTTATGTGAACGAGGCAAACACCCTGCCCGGCTTCACCGATATCAGCATGTATCCAAAGCTGTGGGAGGCCAGCGGCCTGCCGCAATCCGAGCTGATCGATATCCTGATCGGCCATGCCCTGGAGCGACAAAAGCGCTCCAGACGCCTGGTGTTCGAGCGGGAGTAGACAGCGGCTCGCGCGTTACATGCCCTTGTTCGGGTTGATCAGGAATTTCTCGCCCGTCGAACGCTTGTTGTAGATGGCGATGTTGTCGAGCTGCAAAACCTCCTGCAGCGACACCACGCTGGTGTAGTGGCTGGCGAACGTGGTCTTCAACTCCGCCACCACGCGCTGGCGCAATTTGTTGCCCGCCTCCGGGCCGATCTTCATCAGGAACGGGAACAGCAGCCAGCCGCCGACGCCCCAGGCCATGCCGAAGCCGCGCGGCAATTCGATCGGACGGGTGTCGAGGCCGCCATAGACATAGACCTGCTTGTGCACGTTCGAGCCGTAGCGGCTGTAGGCCTTGGCGGTCTTGTTGATGGCGGTCTCCATCGCGACAAGGATCTGGCCGGCGAGCTTGCCGCCGCCGATCGCATCGAACGCGATGGTCGCGCCGGTCTCGACCAGCGCGTTGGTGAGATCGTCGGTGAAAGTAGGTGCCGTCGAATCGACGACGTGCTTGGCGCCGATCTTGTGCAGGATGTCGGCCTGCTCCTTATTGCGCACGATGTTGACGAGGCCGATGCCGTCCTTGAGGCAGACCTTGTTCAGCATCTGGCCGAGGTTGGAGGCGGCAGCGGTGTGCACCAGCGCCTTGTGGCCCTCGCGCCGCATCGTTTCGGTCATGCCGAGCGCAGTCAGCGGATTGACGAAGCAGG from Bradyrhizobium genosp. L includes:
- a CDS encoding zinc-binding dehydrogenase, translated to MSDGKSGLQLRSLLKKNGELEISLVNVPTPEPGPDEVVVRVEGTPINPSDLGLLIGPADMSAAKVSGSSELPVVTARVPEAALPGLAARLDESMPVGNEGAGVVIKTGSSDAAKALLGKTVAMIGGAMYAQYRTLRVGECLPLPEGTTPAEGASCFVNPLTALGMTETMRREGHKALVHTAAASNLGQMLNKVCLKDGIGLVNIVRNKEQADILHKIGAKHVVDSTAPTFTDDLTNALVETGATIAFDAIGGGKLAGQILVAMETAINKTAKAYSRYGSNVHKQVYVYGGLDTRPIELPRGFGMAWGVGGWLLFPFLMKIGPEAGNKLRQRVVAELKTTFASHYTSVVSLQEVLQLDNIAIYNKRSTGEKFLINPNKGM
- a CDS encoding D-alanine--D-alanine ligase family protein, with protein sequence MTARKTRVAILFGGRSAEHDVSRASAANVLRSLDPDRYDVTAIGIVRDGRWIAVGAGNGAGTGGGALTIPDDGPQLALLPGGQGRALALEGATSRELPAFDVVFPVLHGPNGEDGTVQGALELADVAYVGSRVMGSAAAMDKDVAKRLLREAGLPIVPFVAMSAAAPLGYDDAVSALESQELFVKPANMGSSVGVSRARNAAEFEAGCRLAFRFDSKILIERSLAPIREVECSVLEDAEGHIRASLLGEIVPSDKHGFYSYDAKYLDADGALLQVPAMVPPVLADRIRELAIETFRVLGCEGMARIDFFLHGEEAYVNEANTLPGFTDISMYPKLWEASGLPQSELIDILIGHALERQKRSRRLVFERE